From Vanrija pseudolonga chromosome 1, complete sequence, a single genomic window includes:
- the FRE4 gene encoding Ferric reductase transmembrane component 4: protein MASSVLTPRFSPGEAPPPEFDIYNSYAIDPQWQNKFTIIWTSVMAFTTVMSIPWVVRAWRAKRLYAGLAIRETMKRQAVVEPAVPAHTGAKSTSVFARTYRAGYALWQSFALVALPMPNMTFWKSQVADCCRRSYLSLGLAQALLVACYAGTVIACIVTSAELWQNSNRAGFIAVATLPLIILLSVKSPLPLPVFLPSLSYEHYNFLHRWAGRVMWLATTVHGSLWLNQFISTKQWSQVKAEKTVLGCISYAMMCMVVVTSLKPVRRKFYQLFWIAHILFVVGLFTAVGYHTPYAFPWYYPCIALYGYDQIARFLRYRFKDATLVPVDPTLTLIHIPDCDAGWLPTQHVFIRVFRGPGLFEAHPFTITNAPPNVLGGPRGITLYAKVCGDWTKRLHEIASDCTSLETGDDYEEREAFIKAEAEGKLEPGHDHPGRCVTVMIDGPYGGLKMDLGEYETVLVVAGGSGVTFLLGTIEEALSRRKAGKGPDNVDVAWVVRDMSTIVALAPTLAYLDNLAKPLGVNLTYSLYITDPPFPMPPMPDVLPASTTLSPYRPEVAQLVRAALPGGSQDAETASEKPESAHGGLAVVAAGPEGLVMEARNAVAGISVSGRVNAGGIGFHAEAYQL from the exons ATGGCGTCGTCTGTACTCACGCCGCGATTCAGCCCCGGCGAGGCACCTCCACCCGAGTTCGACATCTACAA CTCGTACGCGATCGACCCGCAATGGCAGAACAAGTTCACCATCATCTGGACGTCGGTCATGGCCTTCACGACGGTCATGTCCATCCCGTGGGTCGtgcgcgcgtggcgcgccAAGCGGCTGTACGCCGGCCTGGCGATCCGCGAGACGATGAAGCGCCAGGCCGTCGTTGAGCCCGCTGTGCCCGCGCACACGGGCGCGAAGAGCACGTCGGTGTTTGCGCGCACCTACAGGGCAGGGTACGCCCTCTGGCAGAGCTTTGCGCTCGTGGCCCTCCCCATGCCAAACATGACCTTCTGGAAGAGCCAGGTCGCAgactgctgccgccgctcgtACCTCTCCCTCGGgctggcgcaggcgctcctcgtcgcatGCTACGCCGGCACGGTGATTGCGTGCATCGTCACCTCGGCCGAGCTGTGGCAGAACTCGAACCGCGCGGGCTTTATCGCCGTCGCGACCCTCCCGCTCATCATTCTGCTCAGCGTCAAGTCGCCGCTTCCCCTGCCCGtcttcctcccctccctctcgTACGAGCACTACAACTTCCTCCACCGCTGGGCCGGCCGCGTCATGTGGCTCGCCACCACGGTCCACGGATCCCTCTGGCTCAACCAGTTCATCTCGACAAAGCAGTGGAGCcaggtcaaggccgagaagacAGTGCTCGGGTGCATCTCGTACGCCATGATGTGCATGGTCGTGGTTACCTCCCTCAAGCCCGTGCGCCGCAAGTTCTACCAGCTCTTCTGGATCGCCCA CATTctcttcgtcgtcggtctGTTCACAGCGGTCGGTTACCACACACCTTATGCCTTCCCTTGGTACTACCCCTGCATCGCGCTCTACGGCTATGA CCAAATTGCCCGCTTCCTCCGCTACCGCTTCAAGGACGCGACGCTGGTTCCCGTCGACCCGACGCTCACGCTCATCCACATTCCTGACTGCGACGCCGGCTGGCTCCCCACACAACACGTCTTCATCCGCGTCTTCCGTGGACCCGGTCTGTTCGAGGCCCATCCGTTCACCATCACCAATGCGCCGCCCAACGTCCTTGGCGGTCCCCGCGGCATCACCCTCTACGCCAAGGTTTGCGGCGACTGGACCAAGCGGCTGCATGAGATAGCCTCGGACTGCACGTCCCTCGAAACCGGCGACGACtacgaggagcgcgaggcgttcattaaggccgaggccgagggcaagctcgaACCTGGGCACGACCACCCCGGACGCTGTGTCACCGTCATGATCGACGGCCCCTACGGCGGCCTGAAGATGGACCTGGGCGAGTACGAGACAGTGCTTGTTGTtgccggcggctcgggtgtCACCTTCCTTCTGGGAACGatcgaggaggcgctcaGCCGACGAAAGGCCGGCAAGGGCcccgacaatgtcgacgtcgcgtGGGTCGTGCGCGACATGTCGACGattgtcgccctcgcgccgacgctcgcCTATCTTGACAATCTCGCCAagccgctcggcgtcaaccTTACCTACAGCTTGTACATCACGGACCCGCCGTTccccatgccgcccatgccCGACGTCCTCCCAGCGTCGACCACGCTGTCGCCATACCGCCCCGAAGTGGCTCAGCTCGTGCGAGCCGCGCTTCCGGGCGGCTCACAGGATGCCGAGACTGCGAGTGAGAAGCCGGAATCCGCCCACGGTGgacttgccgtcgtcgctgcagGCCCAGAAGGGCTCGTGATGGAGGCGCGCAACGCCGTCGCTGGTATCAGTGTTAGCGGCCGAGTCAACGCCGGTGGTATTGGGTTCCACGCCGAAGCGTACCAATTGTAG
- the PRPF8 gene encoding Pre-mRNA-processing-splicing factor 8 — protein sequence MSAPPPPGFGAVPPGFHANGDTRGMEGDFFGTLSQAEIEKKARKWRQMQKKRFNEKRRLGGGGGIDMGKAELPPEHIRKIIKDHGDMSNRKFRNDKRVHLGALKYVPHAVMKLLENIPNPWEQVREVKVLYHVSGAITFVNEVPRVIEPVYHAQWASMWLAMRREKRDRRHFKRMRFPPFDDEEPPMDYGDNVLDVEPLEAIQLELDEEDDSEIIDWFYDPKPLEDTKQVNGSSYRTYQVTLPQMSNLYRIGRQLLSDYTDKNAFYLFDKKSFFTAKALNIALPGGPKFEPMYRDMDSFDEDWNEFNDINKVIIRGLIRSEYKVAFPHLYNSLPRSVHIDLYHEPKNVYIKTDDPDLPAFYFDPLINPISQRVVAEAHKELVPHEDLVFGYGNDEDDDFELPDELEPFLDNRDLENDMTADAIALYWAPYPYNQRSGNTRRAQDVPMVKNMYLEHCPPDQPVKVRVSYQKLLKVYVLNALHHKHPKPMVKRNLFRSLKNTKFFQSTTLDWVEAGLQVCRQGYNMLNLLIHRKNLNYLHLDYNMNLKPIKTLTTKERKKSRFGNAFHLIREILRLTKLIVDAHVQFRLGNVDAFQLADGLQYMFAHVGQLTGMYRYKYKLMKQIRMTKDLKHIIYSRFNTGPVGKGPGVGFWQPGWRVWLFFMRGIVPLLERWLGNLLARQFEGRNSKGVAKTVTKQRVESHFDLELRAAVMHDILDMMPESIKQNKAKTILQHLSEAWRCWKANIPWKVPGMPAPIENIILRYIKSKSDWWTSVAHYNRERIRRGATVDKAVVRKNLGRLTRLYLKAEQERQNGYLKDGPYISSEEAVAIYTSTVHWLESRKFAPIPFPPLSYKHDTKLLVLALEKLKEAYSVHGRLNQSQREELALVEQAYDNPHECLSRIKRLLLTQRAFKEAGIEFFDTYDKLIPCYDIEPVEKVTDAYLDQFLWYEGDKRHLFPAWIKPADTEPPPLLVYKWCQGINNLTDIWDTNEGECVVMMETVLSRVYEKVDLTLLNRLLRLIMDHNLADYITAKNNLTLTFKDMSHINAYGMIRGLQFSSFVFQYYGLVLDLLILGLQRASEMAGPPGAPNGFLQYRDQATETRHPIRFYSRYIDRIHILFRFTAEEARDLIQRYLSVQPDPNNENMIGYNNKRCWPRDCRMRLNKHDVNLGRSVYWNVKSSLPRSLTTIEWEDTMVSVYSKDNPQLLFSMSGFEVRILPRVRTEQGEQYTLKDGVWNLVQESTKERTAQAFLRVSDQGIQDFNNRIRQVLMSSGSATFSKIINKWNTALIGLMTYYREAVVTTPELLDSLVKAENKVQTRVKIGLNSKMPSRFPPAVFYSPKELGGLGMLSMGFVLIPTSDLRWSKQTDSGGITHFRSGMTHEEDQLIPNLYRYIQPWEAEFLDSARVWSEYAMKRKEATASNRRLTLEDLEDSWDRGIPRINTLFQKDRHTLAYDKGWRVRVAFQQYHRLRANPFWWTNQRHDGKLWQLNSYRIDIIAALGGVEGILEHSLFKGTGFPTWEGLFWEKSSGFEESMKYKKLTNAQRSGLSQIPNRRFTLWWSPTINRANVYVGFQVQLDLTGIFMHGKIPISLIQIMRAHLWQKIHESVVMDLAQVLDQEMEALSIESVQKEQVHPRKSYKMNSSASDLLLFSSHKWQISRPSLLTDNRDTMDGTTSAKFWIDVQLRWGDFDSHDIERYARAKYLDYSSDSQSIYPSPTGTLIAIDLAYNIYAGYGCWFPGFKPLMQQAMAKIMKANPALYVLRERIRKGLQLYSSEPTEPYLNSSNYSELFSNQVIWFVDDTNVYRVTIHKTFEGNLTTKPINGAIFIFNPRTGQLFLKIIHTSVWAGQKRLGQLAKWKTAEEVAALIRSLPVEEQPKQVIVTRKGMLDPLEVHLLDFPNIVIKGSELQLPFQATLKMEKFGDLILRATQPQLVLFNLYDDWLKSISSYTAFSRLILILRALHVNNEKSKIILRPDRNTITESYHVWPTLSDEEWMKVEVALKDVILSDFGKRNSVNVASLTASEIRDIILGMEISAPSIQRQQMAEIEKSTEAAAQVTAVQTQTTNIHGDVIQTVTSTQYEVQTFASKSDWRVRAISATNLPLRVNHLYVGNDDVNQDGGFTFVMPKNILRTFIVSADLRTQVVGYLYGSSPPDNKSVKEIKAIAWIPQRGTANSVELPAALPKHEFLLKDMEPLGWIKTQSQELNHLAPADLTTQAKIMAANPEWGPNSICVTCAFTPGSVSLNAWEITVAGFEWGRKNEDVTGAHAGFNPSMAERVQLLLSDRILGSTLVPDGGVWNYGVGLTQSWSDKIVPSLTLDTPEKFWSPVHRPAAFLNFAAMEGDDAADVENALE from the exons ATgtctgccccgccgcccccaggATTCGGTGCCGTGCCACCAGGCTTCCATGCCAACGGCGACACGCGCGGCATGGAGGGCGACTTTTTCGGCACGCTCTCGCAAGCCGAGATTGAGAAGAAGGCTCGGAAATGGCGACAGATGCAGAAGAAGCGCTTCAACGAGAAGCgcaggctcggcggcggcggcggtatCGACAtgggcaaggccgagctgccaCCAGAACACATCCGCAAAATTATCAAGGACCACGGCGACATGTCGAACCGCAAGTTCCGCAACGACAAGcgcgtccacctcggcgcgctcaagtACGTGCCCCACGCGGTGATGAAGCTCCTCGAGAACATTCCGAACCCGTGGGAGCAGGTgcgcgaggtcaaggtgCTGTACCACGTCTCGGGTGCCATTACCTTTGTCAACGAGGTGCCGCGCGTCATTGAGCCAGTGTACCATGCACAGTGGGCGTCCATGTGGCTTGCGATGCGTCGAGAGAAGCGTGATCGTCGCCACTTTAAGCGTATGCGATTCCCGCCatttgacgacgaggagccgcCGATGGACTATGGAGACAACGTGCTGGACGTGGAGCCACTCGAGGCGAttcagctcgagctcgatgaggaggacgacagTGAGATCATCGACTGGTTCTATGACCCTAAGCCGCTTGAGGACACGAAGCAGGTCAATGGTTCGAGCTACAGGACGTACCAGGTCACGCTGCCACAAATGTCCAACCTGTACCGCATCGGTCGTCAGCTGCTGAGCGACTACACGGACAAGAACGCCTTCTACCTGTTCGACAAGAAGAGCTTCTTcacggccaaggcgctcaacATTGCGCTTCCCGGTGGACCAAAGTTTGAGCCCATGTACCGTGACATGGACTCGTTTGACGAGGACTGGAACGAGTTCAACGACATCAACAAGGTCATTATCCGTGGCCTCATCCGCTCAGAGTACAAGGTCGCTTTCCCGCACCTGTACAACTCGCTCCCCCGTTCCGTCCACATCGACCTGTACCACGAGCCCAAGAACGTCTACATCAAGACGGACGACCCCGACCTCCCAGCCTTCTACTTTGACCCCCTCATCAACCCCATCTCGCAGCGTGTGGTTGCCGAGGCTCACAAGGAGCTCGTGCCTCACGAGGACCTGGTGTTTGGGTACGGaaacgacgaggacgacgactttgagcttcccgacgagctcgagccgtTCCTGGACAACCGCGACCTCGAGAACGACATGACGGCTGACGCCATTGCACTATACTGGGCGCCCTACCCATACAACCAGCGCTCTGGcaacacgcgccgcgcgcaggaCGTGCCCATGGTCAAGAACATGTACCTCGAGCACTGCCCGCCCGACCAGCCCGTCAAGGTCCGCGTCTCGTACCAGAAGCTGCTCAAGGTGTACGTTCTCAACGCGCTCCACCACAAGCACCCCAAGCCCATGGTCAAGCGCAACCTGTTCCGCTCGTTGAAGAACACCAAGTTCTTCCAGTCGACCACGCTCGACTGGGTCGAGGCCGGTCTCCAGGTCTGCCGACAGGGTTACAACATGCTCAACCTTCTCATTCACCGCAAGAACCTCAACTACCTGCACCTCGACTACAACATGAACCTCAAGCCCATCAAGACGCTTACCACCAAGGAGCGCAAGAAGTCTCGTTTCGGTAACGCCTTCCACTTGATCCGCGAGATTCTGCGTCTCACCAAGCTCATTGTCGACGCCCACGTCCAGTTCCGTctcggcaacgtcgacgCCTTCCAGCTTGCCGACGGTCTCCAGTACATGTTTGCGCACGTCGGCCAGCTGACGGGCATGTACCGTTACAAGTACAAGCTCATGAAGCAGATCCGCATGACCAAGGACCTCAAGCACATCATCTACTCGCGCTTCAACACGGGCCCCGTCGGCAAGGGTCCCGGTGTCGGCTTCTGGCAGCCCGGATGGCGCGTGTGGCTCTTCTTCATGCGCGGTATCGTTCCTCTGCTCGAGCGCTGGCTCGGCAACCTGCTCGCACGTCAATTCGAGGGCCGTAACTCGAAGGGTGTCGCCAAGACGGTCACCAAGCAGCGTGTCGAGTCGCActtcgacctcgagctgcgtGCCGCCGTCATGCACGACATTCTCGACATGATGCCCGAGTCGATCAAGCAGAACAAGGCCAAGACGATCCTTCAGCACTTGTCCGAGGCGTGGCGTTGCTGGAAGGCCAACATCCCATGGAAGGTGCCCGGCATGCCTGCCCCGATCGAGAACATTATCCTCCGTTACATCAAGTCCAAGTCGGACTGGTGGACCTCGGTCGCCCACTACAACCGTGAGCGTATTCGCCGCGGTGCGACTGTCGACAAGGCTGTCGTGCGCAAGAACCTGGGTCGTCTTACCCGTCTCTACCTCAAGGCTGAGCAGGAGCGCCAGAACGGCTACCTCAAGGACGGTCCTTACATCTCGTCCGAGGAGGCTGTCGCCATCTACACCTCCACGGTCCACTGGCTCGAGAGCCGCAAGTTTGCGCCCATCCCCTTCCCCCCTCTCTCGTACAAGCACGACACCaagctgctcgtgctcgcactcgagaagctcaaggaggcgTACAGCGTTCACGGCCGTCTCAACCAGTCGCAGCGTGAGGAGCtggccctcgtcgagcaggcctACGACAACCCCCACGAGTGCTTGTCGCGTATCAAGCGTCTGCTGCTCACCCAGCGTGCGTTCAAGGAGGCCGGTATCGAGTTCTTCGACACGTACGACAAGCTCATCCCGTGCTACGACATTGAGCCTGTGGAGAAGGTCACCGACGCCTACCTCGACCAGTTCCTCTGGTACGAGGGTGACAAGCGCCACCTCTTCCCCGCATGGATCAAGCCTGCCGACACTGagccccctcccctcctcgtGTACAAGTGGTGCCAGGGTATTAACAACCTCACCGACATTTGGGACACGAACGAGGGCGAGTGTGTCGTCATGATGGAGACGGTCCTGTCGCGCGTGTACGAAAAGGTCGACCTGACCCTGCTCAACCGTCTACTCCGTCTCATCATGGACCACAACTTGGCCGACTACATCACCGCCAAGAACAACTTGACGCTTACGTTCAAGGACATGTCGCACATCAACGCCTACGGTATGATCCGTGGTCTGCAGTTCTCGAGCTTTGTGTTCCAGTACTacggcctcgtgctcgacctgctcatcCTTGGTCTCCAACGTGCTTCCGAGATGGCCGGTCCCCCTGGCGCTCCCAACGGCTTCCTGCAGTACCGCGACCAGGCGACGGAGACCCGTCACCCCATTCGCTTCTACTCGCGTTACATTGACCGCATCCACATCCTCTTCCGTTTcactgccgaggaggcgcgtgATCTCATCCAGAGGTACTTGTCGGTTCAGCCTGACCCGAACAACGAAAACATGATCGGCTACAACAACAAGCGCTGCTGGCCCCGCGACTGCCGTATGCGTCTCAACAAGCACGAcgtcaacctcggccgcaGTGTCTACTGGAACGTCAAGTCGTCGCTgccccgctcgctcaccaCCATCGAGTGGGAGGACACCATGGTCTCGGTCTACTCCAAGGACAACCCGCAGCTCTTGTTCTCCATGTCGGGCTTCGAGGTCCGTATCCTGCCCCGTGTCCGAAccgagcagggcgagcagtacacgctcaaggacggcgtGTGGAACCTCGTGCAGGAGTCGACCAAGGAGCGCACCGCCCAGGCCTTCCTCCGCGTCTCGGACCAGGGTATCCAGGACTTTAACAACCGTATCCGCCAGGTGCTCATGTCGTCTGGTTCGGCCACCTTCTCCAAGATTATCAACAAGTGGAACACGGCTCTGATCGGTCTCATGACCTACTACCGCGAGGCAGTCGTCACCACCCCAGAGCTACTCGACTcgctcgtcaaggccgagaacAAGGTCCAGACGCGTGTCAAGATTGGTCTCAACTCGAAGATGCCCTCGCGTTTCCCGCCGGCCGTCTTCTACTCGCCCAAGGAGCTGGGTGGTCTCGGTATGCTGTCGATGGGTTTCGTCCTCATCCCGACGTCCGACCTCCGCTGGTCCAAGCAGACCGACAGTGGAGGCATCACCCACTTCCGCTCGGGTATGACGCACGAGGAGGACCAGCTCATCCCCAACCTGTACCGTTACATCCAGCCGTGGGAGGCCGAGttcctcgactcggcgcgtGTCTGGAGCGAGTACGCCAtgaagcgcaaggaggcgacggcgtccaACCGCCGTCTcacgctcgaggacctcgaggactCGTGGGACCGCGGTATCCCCCGTATCAACACGCTCTTCCAGAAGGACAGGCACACGCTCGCGTACGACAAGGGATggcgcgtccgcgtcgcATTCCAGCAGTACCACCGTCTGCGCGCCAACCCCTTCTGGTGGACAAACCAGCGCCACGACGGCAAGCTGTGGCAGCTTAACTCGTACCGTATTGATAtcatcgccgcgctcggcggtgTCGAGGGCATTCTGGAGCACTCGCTCTTCAAGGGCACAGGCTTCCCCAC ctgGGAAGGTCTCTTTTGGGAGAAATCGTCCGGATTTGAAG AGTCGATGAAGTACAAGAA ACTCACGAATGCGCAGCGTTCCGGTCTATCACAAATTCCGAACCGTCGATTTACGCTCTGGTGGTCGCCGACGATCAATCGTGCGAACGTTTACGTCGGTTTCCAGGTCCAACTTGACCTCACGGGCATCTTCAT GCATGGAAAAATCCCGA TCTCCCTCATTCAGATCATGCGCGCCCATCTGTGGCAGAAGATCCACGAGTCCGTCGTCATGGACTTGGCACAAGTCCTCGACCAAGAGATGGAGGCCCTCAGCATCGAGAGTGTCCAGAAGGAGCAGGTCCACCCGCGTAAGAGTTACAAGATGAACTCTTCGGCCTCCGACCTGCTCCTCTTCTCGTCGCACAAGTGGCAGAtctcgcggccgtcgctcCTCACCGACAACCGCGACACGATGGACGGCACCACGTCGGCCAAGTTCTGGATCGACGTCCAGCTCCGCTGGGGTGACTTTGACTCGCACGACATTGAGCGTTATGCCCGTGCCAAGTACCTCGACTACTCGTCCGACTCGCAGTCCATTTACCCGTCGCCGACCGGTACCCTCATCGCGATCGACCTCGCGTACAACATTTACGCCGGTTACGGCTGTTGGTTCCCCGGCTTCAAGCCGCTCATGCAGCAGGCCATGGCCAAGATCATGAAGGCCAACCCTGCGCTCTACGTCCTGCGCGAGCGTATCCGCAAGGGTCTCCAGCTCTACTCGTCCGAGCCTACCGAGCCGTACCTCAACTCGTCCAACTACTCGGAGCTCTTCTCCAACCAGGTCATCTGgttcgtcgacgacaccaacgTGTACCGTGTCACGATCCACAAGACGTTCGAGGGCAACTTGACGACCAAGCCTATCAACGGTGCGATTTTCATCTTCAACCCCCGTACCGGCCAGCTCTTCCTCAAGATTATCCACACGTCCGTGTGGGCCGGTCAGAAGCGTCTCGGTCAGCTCGCCAAGTGGAAGACTGCCGAGGAAGTCGCCGCGCTTATCCGTTCGCTCCCCGTCGAAGAGCAGCCCAAGCAGGTCATTGTCACCCGTAAGGGTATGCTTGACCCCCTCGAGGTCCACCTGCTCGACTTCCCCAACATTGTCATCAAGGGATCCGAGCTCCAGCTTCCCTTCCAGGCTACCCTCAAGATGGAGAAGTTTGGTGACCTCATCCTCCGTGCGACGCAGCCCCAGCTCGTGCTCTTCAACCTGTACGACGACTGGCTCAAGAGCATCTCGAGCTACACTGCGTTCTCGCGtctcatcctcatcctccgtGCGCTGCACGTCAACAACGAAAAGTCCAAGATCATCCTGCGTCCCGACCGCAACACGATCACCGAGTCGTACCACGTCTGGCCCACGCTCTCGGACGAGGAATGGATGAAGGTCGAAgtcgcgctcaaggacgtcaTCCTGTCCGACTTTGGCAAGCGCAACAGTGTCAACGTCGCTTCGCTTACCGCGAGTGAAATCCGTGACATTATCCTCGGTATGGAGATCTCGGCTCCTTCcatccagcgccagcagaTGGCCGAGATTGAAAAGTcgaccgaggccgccgcccaggTCACGGCCGTCCAGACCCAGACGACCAACATCCACGGTGACGTCATCCAGACTGTCACTTCGACCCAGTACGAGGTGCAGACGTTTGCGTCCAAGTCGGACTGGCGTGTGCGTGCCATCAGCGCGACCAACCTGCCGCTCCGTGTCAACCACCTGTAcgtcggcaacgacgacgtcaacCAGGACGGCGGCTTCACGTTCGTCATGCCCAAGAACATCCTGCGCACCTTCATCGTCAGCGCCGACCTGCGTACCCAGGTTGTCGGCTACCTCTACGGCTCGTCGCCTCCCGACAACAAGTCGGTCAAGGAGATCAAGGCGATTGCATGGATTCCCCAGCGCGGCACTGCCAACTCGGTCgagctgcccgccgcgctccccaAGCACGAGTTCCTGCTCAAGGACATGGAGCCTCTGGGTTGGATCAAGACCCAGAGCCAGGAGCTCAACCACCTCGCGCCGGCTGACCTCACGACGCAGGCCAAGATCATGGCGGCCAACCCCGAGTGGGGACCCAACTCGATCTGCGTCACCTGCGCCTTCACGCCCGGTTCCGTGTCGCTCAACGCGTGGGAGATCACCGTCGCCGGCTTCGAGTGGGGCCGCAAGAACGAGGACGTCACGGGCGCGCACGCGGGCTTCAACCCGTCCAtggccgagcgcgtccagctcctcctctcggACCGTATCCTCGGTTCGACGCTCGTCCCCGACGGAGGCGTCTGGAACTACGGTGTCGGCCTCACCCAGAGCTGGTCGGACAAGATTGTGCCCAGCCTGACCCTCGACACGCCTGAGAAGTTCTGGTCGCCCGTGCACCGCCCCGCGGCCTTCCTCAACTTTGCGGCTATGGAgggagacgacgccgccgacgtcgagaaTGCTCTTGAATGA
- the PBY1 gene encoding putative tubulin--tyrosine ligase PBY1 gives MSPLPIYGKKPVVLLTNDDGPPSSHSPNIYSFAKLLIEKLGWDVRVVVPATQNSWVGKGFAITQIIDANYFYPLEPDGLKGEITTKRRPLKEGESMEWVLLSGTPSTCANIALHNIYPGEIDLLISGPNHGRNSSTAFALSSGTIGAALAGALSVPIPGPSLDVPSLHKEHMPCIAVSYGVVTRPVEDKTLELATDVAVDVCKALFDDWGHEGGDDRNPIQLYSVNIPLVESAITKENRKVCFTTMWRNTYGRLFKQTSAITNKDYNPGDDPNAAKAAKPAEEDSDRLRFRFAPNLQPMILPSVDQLPEGSDAWAFAHGYTSVTPIRAEYAGLYDGGQGFGSTGERFWSNL, from the exons ATGTCCCCTCTGCCAATATACGGAAAGAAGCCCGTGGTCCTGCTGACG AATGACGACGGTCCACCTTCCTCCCACTCACCCAACATCTACTCCTTTGCCAAACTTCTCATTGAGAAGCTTGGCTGGGatgtgcgcgtcgtcgtgcccgcgACGCAGAACTCATG GGTCGGGAAGGGCTTCGCCATCACGCAGATCATCGACGCCAACTACTTCTATCCTCTCG AACCCGATGGACTCAAGGGCGAGATTACCACCAAGCGGAGGCCATTgaaggagggcgagagcaTGGAATGGGTGCTGCTTAGTGGT ACACCATCGACATGTGCCAACATTGCGCTGCACAACATCTACCCCGGCGAGATCGACCTGCTCATCTCGGGCCCGAACC ACGGCCGCAACTCGTCCACCGCGTTTGCCCTCTCGTCGGGCACCAttggcgccgccctcgccggcgccctcTCGGTTCCCATTCCCGGCCCTTCCCTCGATGTGCCAAGTCTGCACAAGGAGCACATGCCGTGCATTGCCGTGTCGTACGGTGTCGTGACGCGGCCCGTGGAGGACAagacgctcgagctggccacGGACGTCGCGGTGGACGTGTGCAAGGCCCTGTTTGACGACTGGGGacacgagggcggcgacgaccgcaACCCGATCCAGCTGTACAGCGTCAACATCCCCCTGGTCGAGTCGGCCATCACTAAGGAGAATCGCAAGGTGTGCTTCACGACCATGTGGCGCAACACGTACGGCCGCTTGTTTAAGCAGACCTCGGCGATCACCAACAAGGACTACAACCCCGGTGATGACCCAAACGcagccaaggccgccaagcctgcggaggaggacagcgacCGGTTGCGATTCAGATTCGCGCCCAACCTCCAGCCCATGATCCTGCCTTCGGTGGACCAGCTGCCTGAAGGCTCCGACGCGTGGGCCTTTGCCCACGGCTACACGTCGGTGACGCCCATCAGGGCCGAGTATGCTGGCTTGTATGACGGCGGCCAAGGTTTCGGAAGCACTGGCGAGAGGTTCTGGAGCAACCTGTAG
- the CG17119 gene encoding Cystinosin encodes MTFFPIVWQIASSLCGIIYFTAWSVSFYPQLLLNYRRKSTKGLSPDFVYLNPIGFFGLLIWCAGALFSKSAREEYARRHDGHYPQVSFSDLAFAAHAFTFSTLTLLQHWYYVWLRKRHEADPYALVDAERRPLLTQDEKTASAPTTPSRFVRVLIALIGISAAYQAIALYRGKVMFLDVLYYTSFVKLVITITKYIPQLYLNYKLQTVQGFAITTIFLDLTGGIFSLLQLVISAVFIDRQPAGIIANPGKLGMSGITFLFDFLFIYQHYVEYPEPTKEEEQPEQQQ; translated from the exons ATGACCTTCTTCCCCATCGTCTGGCagatcgcctcgtcgctctgCGGCATCATCTACTTCACGGCGTGGAGCGTGTCATTTTACCCCCAGCTCCTGCTCAACTACAGGCGAAAATC GACCAAGGGCCTCTCACCCGACTTTGTCTACCTCAACCCAATAGGCTTCTTCGGCCTGCTCATCTGGTGCGCGGGCGCGCTCTTCTCGAAATCAGCACGCGAGGAGTATGCACGCAGACACGACGGCCACTACCCCCAAGTGTCGTTTTCCGACCTCGCGTTCGCGGCCCACGCGTTCACcttctcgaccttgacgcTGCTCCAACACTGGTACTACGTGTGGCTGAGGAAGAGGCACGAGGCGGACCCGtacgcgctcgtcgacgctgagCGCCGCCCTCTCCTCACGCAGGACGAGAagacggcctcggcacccaccaccccgagCCGCTTCGTCCGCGTCCTCATCGCCCTCATCGGCATCTCGGCAGCATACCAGGCCATCGCACTCTACCGTGGCAAGGTCATgttcctcgacgtcctctACTACACGTCGTTCGTCAAGCTCGTCATCACCATCACAAAGTACATCCCCCAGCTGTACCTCAACTACAAGCTGCAGACGGTGCAGGGCTTTGCCATCACGACCATTTTCCTG GACCTCACAGGCGGCATCTTCTCGCTCCTGCAGCTCGTCATCTCGGCTGTGTTCATCGACCGCCAGCCTGCCGGCATCATTGCCAATCCCGGCAAGCTCGGGATGTCGGGCATCACTTTCTTG TTCGACTTCCTGTTCATTTACCAGCACTACGTCGAGTACCCCGAACCCAcaaaggaggaggagcagccagaacaacaacaatag